The sequence below is a genomic window from Rissa tridactyla isolate bRisTri1 chromosome 20, bRisTri1.patW.cur.20221130, whole genome shotgun sequence.
GGCGTGCCCCCACACGCCCACAGTGACCCCAGCACCTTGGGGTGCCCCAAAGCCTCAGAGGGAACCCATCCTGGGGTGCCCCAGGAGgacaccaacacccccagggTGACCCCAacaccctggggtgccccagACCCTCACATGGACCTGAAAACCCTGGGGTGCCCCCAGACCCCCCGAGGGACCACACACAGCCTGGGCTGCCCCAGGAGGAGCTCAAGAGCGTCAGGCGCCCCAGATCCCCAGGGGGACCCCAAGACAGTGGAGTGTCCCAGACCCCCTGAGGACCCCAACATCCCGAGGTGCCCCAGACCGTCAAGGGGGACCCAGAACCCTGGGGTGCCCCCAGGCCCCCGATGGACTCCAacaccctggggtgccccagACACTCCAGGGACCCCCAACACCCTGCCCCAGACCCTTTGGGGGACTCAAATCCCTGGGGTGCCCCAGACCCTCACGAGGATCCCAGAACCCCGGGGTGCCCCCAACCCACAAAGGGACCCCACTGCACTGGAGTGCCCCAGGAGGACCCGAACACCCGGGGGTGACCCCAGTCCCCCGCAGCAAATCCCGAACCCCTGCCCTGGCCCCTCTGGGGAACCCGACGCCCCAGACCCCCAGAGGGACCCCAACACCCTGGGGTGCCCCAAACCTTCAGGCGGATCCAAATACCTGGGCTGCTCCTGCACCCCAGAGGGACCCCGACACGCTGGGGTACCCCCAGTcccccctgcagcatccccacaccctggggtgccccatccccatctcctgggGGGGGTCCATGGCTGcactcaccatcccaactgcggccccgggctgggggtccccaggCTGCTCTGGCTTTTATCCCCCCCTTATCGCCCTCAGCTAAATCCGTCAGTGGATGCAGGCAGCCGAGCCAAACTCCGCGCTGACGCCGCTGGGCTGTGCCAGACACAAGCCAGGCCGGGGCCCCCCCAGGTGTCACTGGAAGCGGGGGGACACTAATTTtggctgctggggaaggtggcggagctgtagcatcCCAGAGCATAAAACAGCCCCTGGCGGATCCCCCATGTGCCCCCCTGCTTGTGGTGGGCTGGGGACCCACTGGGTttcggggagctgctgctggcgggAGTGGGGTTTAGCCCTTGGTGGGGGTCTATGCCCCCTTTTTTGGGGGTCAGCAGTGGGAGGGGGAGGCTGAGGtgcccccaggctctgcccccccccccccatccctgggaTGGGGACGAGACTGGAGGGGATCCCCGAAGATCCCCACCACATTGGTGCACCCCAGtcggtccctgcaccccagggctcACTGGTGGGggccagccccctctgcccccccggcgCCCAGGTACCCCCCAACCAGGCCCTTATCTCTCAGCCACCCCCCCTGGGGGGGGCTCACCCCCagtgaaggggctggggggaggcgcGGAAGCCCCACTCCCTGCAGCTGGGCGGGGATGCGGGGGGCCAGGGAAGCACGGGAAGACCCTCAGCTGGCCCACGTGTGTGGGGCAGTCCCGTGGTGGGGGTCTCCATGCGGGCATGAGGCAGACAAGGAGCTCTCGCTCAAGCGGCCCCGGAGGAGAAGTCCACACAAACCCCATTTATTGGGGAGCCGGGAGCCGCTTCCGCCGGCGGCAAATCCCATCCCGCGTCTGTCTCTGCTCCTCGCAGAGCTCCAAGCGGGACCACCGTCCTCCCGCTCCCCCCTGCCgtcatcatcctcatcctccccccGAGTCCTCTCTCACTGCCCCATCATGCAGGCCATTTTGCAGGCGACAGCCGAGATGAGCGCAGCCCCACGCCCGCTGCCTTCCTCCGACTGGATGAAGGTGATGTCGCAGCCGGGCGTCAGCTGCCGAACCGTGGCGTGGAAGCGGTCCTTGAAGCtgcccaaggggaaaaaaatggggtcAAGACTTGGAggatgcaggaggaggaggaagggcatggcggtgggaggaaggctcccaGGGATCCTCACCTGGGATGGAGCTTGTAGACAGAGCCGTCAACCCCCACGGTGATTTTGAGGGTCTCCTGGCTCCGGCTTTCCCGCATGCGGTTGATGACGCCGGCCAGCCCGGCCGAGCACATCTGGGCAGCGCGGGTGGAGACGCTCTCGCAGACCATCCGCACGATGTCACAGTCTGTCCCCGAGGGCAGCAGCTCGAAGGCCGTCAGGATGTTGTAGATCTGCTTGCGGTCACCGGAGTcgctgggatggggagagaggggCGCACTGGTCAGGGCCgggtgggacacggggaccccAATATGGGGCAGTTCCACAG
It includes:
- the GCK gene encoding hexokinase-4 isoform X3, which gives rise to MGEIVRLVLLKLVDENLLFNGEASEKLKTRGTFETRFVSQIESDSGDRKQIYNILTAFELLPSGTDCDIVRMVCESVSTRAAQMCSAGLAGVINRMRESRSQETLKITVGVDGSVYKLHPSFKDRFHATVRQLTPGCDITFIQSEEGSGRGAALISAVACKMACMMGQ
- the GCK gene encoding hexokinase-4 isoform X2 codes for the protein MEEMQNVELVEGDEGRMCVNTEWGAFGASGELDEFLLEYDRVVDETSLNPGQQLYEKIIGGKYMGEIVRLVLLKLVDENLLFNGEASEKLKTRGTFETRFVSQIESDSGDRKQIYNILTAFELLPSGTDCDIVRMVCESVSTRAAQMCSAGLAGVINRMRESRSQETLKITVGVDGSVYKLHPSFKDRFHATVRQLTPGCDITFIQSEEGSGRGAALISAVACKMACMMGQ